The following are from one region of the Thermococcus cleftensis genome:
- the tfe gene encoding transcription factor E has translation MARRKNKELLELAMDIGGEEAVEVIKALEKKKEATDEELAEMTEIRVNTVRKVLYMLYDQGLAEFKRIRDKETGWYYYYWRLETKRLPEIIRSRKMAELKKLKEMLEEETSEIYYHCGTPGHPKLTFDEAMEYEFQCPICGAMLMQYDNTAVVEELKKRIEELEIELGLRKKPRKRKSN, from the coding sequence GTGGCAAGGAGGAAGAACAAGGAGCTACTCGAGCTTGCAATGGACATAGGCGGTGAGGAGGCCGTTGAGGTAATCAAAGCCCTCGAGAAGAAGAAGGAAGCCACCGACGAGGAACTGGCCGAGATGACGGAGATACGCGTTAATACGGTGAGGAAGGTTCTCTATATGCTCTACGATCAGGGACTGGCTGAGTTCAAGAGGATAAGGGACAAGGAAACCGGCTGGTATTACTACTACTGGCGCCTTGAGACCAAGCGCCTTCCGGAGATAATTCGTTCCAGAAAGATGGCCGAACTCAAGAAGCTCAAGGAGATGCTCGAGGAGGAAACGAGCGAGATTTACTACCACTGCGGCACCCCCGGACACCCCAAGCTCACCTTCGACGAGGCTATGGAGTACGAGTTCCAGTGCCCCATCTGCGGGGCCATGCTCATGCAGTACGACAACACGGCGGTCGTCGAGGAGCTAAAGAAGCGCATCGAGGAGCTTGAGATTGAGCTGGGCCTCAGGAAGAAGCCCAGGAAGAGGAAGTCCAACTGA
- a CDS encoding DUF2110 family protein — protein MEEVVILEKVYGDRSGFLKLDRKLRALLGDLEVEWKLSAVKKNWVKVSLSGEDEEISANLVREEFGEVPYSLKNVEEGKTYRGRFIDLGKVGYGAYVDIGIFRPRPKDALLPLYYLKRAFGEIPVRELIAKMGWVDNLPVEVVVTDVEFGAREVELAFSDAQLKRINSWLNDGHDKLFIAGTVSENVEKALIRTGHGRDVKRIEELGLMETLLILKKGTQAPGIIKEIGPHLKGTVIGAIKLEE, from the coding sequence ATGGAAGAAGTGGTTATTCTGGAGAAAGTTTACGGCGACAGGAGCGGCTTTTTAAAGCTCGACAGGAAGCTGAGGGCCCTTCTTGGCGACCTCGAGGTCGAGTGGAAGCTCTCCGCTGTTAAGAAGAACTGGGTTAAGGTGTCTCTGAGCGGCGAGGACGAGGAGATAAGTGCGAACCTCGTAAGGGAGGAGTTCGGCGAGGTTCCATACAGCCTGAAGAACGTCGAAGAGGGGAAAACCTACCGGGGCCGCTTCATAGACCTCGGCAAAGTTGGTTACGGCGCCTACGTGGACATCGGAATATTCCGTCCCCGCCCCAAGGACGCCCTCCTGCCCCTCTACTACCTCAAGAGGGCCTTCGGCGAGATTCCAGTCAGGGAGCTGATAGCGAAGATGGGGTGGGTGGACAACCTGCCCGTTGAGGTCGTGGTGACGGACGTTGAGTTCGGCGCGAGGGAGGTCGAGTTGGCCTTCAGCGATGCCCAGCTGAAGAGGATAAACTCCTGGCTCAACGACGGCCACGACAAGCTCTTCATAGCCGGAACCGTGAGCGAGAACGTGGAAAAGGCCCTCATCAGGACGGGCCACGGAAGGGACGTGAAGCGCATAGAAGAGCTGGGCCTGATGGAGACGCTTCTGATACTCAAGAAGGGCACCCAGGCGCCTGGCATAATCAAGGAGATAGGTCCACACCTGAAGGGTACCGTGATAGGTGCCATCAAGCTCGAGGAGTGA
- a CDS encoding Mrp/NBP35 family ATP-binding protein, translating to MTIKAPTLNIGGLGADPLTQRIKEKQEKWTYKVAVLSGKGGVGKSTVAVNLAAALAKKGYFVGILDADIHGPNVAKMLGVDKAEVLAEKLEDGRFEMIPPMNDFLGQTTPIKVMSMGFLVPEDQPIIWRGSLVTKAIKQLLGDVKWGSLDFMIIDFPPGTGDEILTVTQSLQLDAAVIVTTPQEVALLDTGKAVNMMKKMEVPYIAVVENMSYLICPHCGNEIDLFGKGGGKKLAEKEGVDFLGEVPIDLKAREASDAGIPIVLYEDTPAAKAFMEIAEKLAKKLEEMKGGETEE from the coding sequence ATGACGATAAAGGCTCCCACGCTCAACATAGGCGGCCTCGGTGCCGACCCGCTCACCCAGAGGATAAAGGAGAAGCAGGAGAAGTGGACCTACAAGGTGGCCGTCCTCAGCGGTAAGGGCGGCGTTGGAAAGAGCACCGTCGCGGTCAATCTCGCCGCAGCCCTTGCCAAGAAGGGCTACTTCGTTGGAATACTCGACGCGGACATACACGGGCCGAACGTCGCCAAGATGCTCGGCGTGGACAAGGCGGAGGTTCTGGCCGAGAAGCTCGAGGACGGCAGGTTCGAAATGATACCGCCGATGAACGACTTCCTTGGCCAGACGACCCCGATAAAGGTCATGAGCATGGGCTTCCTCGTCCCGGAGGATCAGCCGATAATCTGGCGCGGTTCTCTTGTAACAAAGGCCATCAAGCAGCTCCTCGGCGACGTCAAGTGGGGTTCCCTAGACTTCATGATAATCGACTTCCCCCCTGGAACTGGCGACGAGATACTCACCGTGACCCAGAGTCTACAGCTCGATGCGGCGGTTATAGTCACCACTCCCCAGGAGGTTGCCTTGCTCGACACCGGAAAGGCTGTAAACATGATGAAGAAGATGGAGGTTCCCTACATAGCGGTCGTCGAGAACATGAGCTACCTCATATGCCCGCACTGCGGCAACGAGATCGACCTCTTCGGAAAGGGTGGGGGCAAAAAGCTCGCCGAGAAGGAGGGTGTGGATTTCCTTGGAGAAGTGCCGATAGACCTCAAGGCCAGGGAAGCCAGCGACGCGGGAATACCGATAGTCCTCTACGAGGACACGCCCGCGGCCAAGGCATTCATGGAAATAGCGGAAAAGCTCGCGAAGAAGCTCGAAGAGATGAAAGGAGGGGAAACGGAGGAGTAA
- a CDS encoding ABC transporter ATP-binding protein gives MKAVEAENLRFSYDEREVLRGVSLRIETGEFVAVLGPNGAGKSTLVKCIAGILECGGVEVFGKPIGEYSRNELARILAYVPQRTEPGFMTVFDTVLLGRRPYMGLRPSRRDIEAVERALKRLGIWDLAPRRTRGLSGGELQKVNIARALAQEPRVLIMDEPTNNLDVKSQLEVMQLAKELSREGKTVITVMHDVNLALRFARRFIFMKDGKIIADGGFNVLSEELFREVYGVNVAMGEVRGVPTVVPLLDTQI, from the coding sequence ATGAAGGCGGTGGAGGCTGAGAACCTGAGGTTCTCCTACGACGAGCGGGAAGTTCTCAGGGGGGTGAGCCTGAGGATTGAGACGGGTGAATTTGTTGCCGTCCTTGGACCGAACGGGGCAGGCAAGAGCACCCTAGTGAAGTGCATTGCAGGAATCCTGGAATGCGGTGGGGTCGAGGTCTTTGGAAAGCCGATCGGCGAGTACTCGAGGAACGAGCTGGCCAGGATACTCGCTTACGTTCCCCAGAGGACAGAGCCAGGCTTCATGACGGTCTTTGACACGGTTCTCCTCGGCAGAAGGCCGTACATGGGGCTCAGGCCGTCCAGGAGGGACATCGAGGCTGTCGAAAGGGCCCTCAAAAGACTGGGGATATGGGACCTGGCCCCCAGGAGAACGAGGGGCCTCAGCGGAGGAGAGCTCCAGAAGGTGAACATAGCGAGGGCCCTCGCGCAGGAGCCGCGAGTACTAATAATGGACGAGCCTACCAACAACCTGGACGTTAAAAGTCAGCTCGAGGTTATGCAGCTCGCGAAGGAGCTCTCGAGGGAGGGAAAAACCGTTATCACCGTGATGCACGACGTGAACCTAGCCCTCCGCTTTGCCAGGAGGTTCATCTTCATGAAGGACGGAAAAATAATCGCTGACGGAGGCTTTAATGTTCTCAGCGAAGAGCTCTTCCGCGAGGTCTACGGTGTGAACGTAGCGATGGGGGAGGTCAGGGGCGTTCCAACGGTGGTTCCACTCTTGGATACCCAAATCTGA
- a CDS encoding FecCD family ABC transporter permease, whose translation MDYRDYVARRVFMGFLLLLSIVLVSLHSLSHGAYHLTVGEVVDALLGGGTDSTRLIVWNIRLPRIVAGLLVGASLAIAGAVMQGFLRNPLATPFTMGVSHGAMFGASLAILLGAGYAESSGRISLDNPYAVVLFAFIGAISATAVILTLARLRGLSPEAIILAGVAMSSLFVAMTTLVQYFADELQLAAMVYWSFGDLGRATWREDAIMFLTFAPVFTYFLLRRWDLNASAVGDEVAKSVGVEVERIRLVSTFLAALITAVSVAFVGVIGFVGLIAPHAVRLIAGGDYRFLIPLSALTGALLLVTADTLARLIISPAVLPVGIVTSFLGAPAFIYLLVRMEGRR comes from the coding sequence ATGGATTACAGGGACTACGTGGCCAGAAGGGTCTTCATGGGCTTCCTCCTCCTTCTTTCCATCGTTCTGGTCAGCCTACACTCCCTCTCCCACGGGGCCTACCACCTGACGGTTGGGGAAGTCGTTGATGCCCTCCTCGGCGGCGGAACGGATAGTACTAGGCTCATCGTCTGGAACATAAGGCTACCGAGAATAGTCGCGGGTCTTTTGGTCGGTGCCTCCCTGGCCATAGCCGGCGCTGTCATGCAGGGCTTCCTCAGAAACCCCCTGGCGACTCCCTTCACGATGGGCGTCTCCCACGGTGCCATGTTCGGGGCATCGCTGGCCATACTCCTCGGCGCAGGCTACGCCGAAAGTTCCGGAAGGATTTCACTCGACAACCCTTACGCCGTCGTCCTCTTCGCTTTCATCGGAGCCATAAGCGCCACCGCGGTGATCCTGACACTTGCAAGGCTCAGGGGGCTTAGCCCGGAGGCAATAATCCTGGCCGGTGTGGCCATGAGCTCGCTCTTCGTCGCCATGACGACCCTCGTACAGTACTTCGCCGACGAGCTCCAGCTCGCCGCGATGGTATACTGGAGCTTCGGAGACCTCGGACGGGCCACCTGGAGGGAGGACGCGATAATGTTCCTGACATTCGCACCTGTTTTCACATACTTCCTTCTGAGACGCTGGGACCTGAACGCCTCCGCGGTGGGGGACGAGGTGGCGAAGAGCGTCGGGGTGGAGGTGGAAAGGATCCGCCTCGTCTCGACGTTCCTGGCGGCGCTGATAACGGCAGTGAGCGTTGCCTTCGTCGGAGTAATAGGCTTTGTAGGCCTCATAGCACCCCATGCAGTTAGGCTGATCGCCGGAGGCGACTACCGCTTCCTGATTCCACTCTCGGCCCTCACGGGCGCGCTCTTGCTCGTGACCGCTGACACTCTCGCGAGACTCATCATCTCCCCCGCGGTGCTCCCTGTGGGCATAGTGACCTCATTCCTCGGCGCCCCGGCGTTCATCTACCTCCTGGTGAGAATGGAGGGCCGGAGATGA
- a CDS encoding iron ABC transporter substrate-binding protein — protein sequence MRKFIALILIFVVVLASGCTGSGANSENGNATLTVTDALGRSVEVPKNVERVIAVGPGALRLIVYLNASDMVVGVEDFEKRYSFGRPYIMAHPELKDLPSVGPGGPGKLPDFEAIVKLRPDVIFITYVDGKTADEIEEKTGIPVVVLSYGSLGTFDDEELFASIELAGRILGREERAREITEFIKSIQEDLMNRTKGVEPKRVYVGGIGYKGAHGIESTEAGYPPFRAVNAENVADELGEGHKSIDKEMLLEWQPDYIFIDEGGLKLVLDDYSRNPDFYGSLRAVKEGNLYGLLPYNFYTTNIGTALADAYFIGKVLYPERFRDVDPEEKADEIYTFLVGKPVYEAMKEQFGGFGRIDLSNGTVKYSLPTSP from the coding sequence ATGAGGAAGTTCATCGCGCTGATCCTCATTTTTGTGGTGGTTCTCGCCAGCGGCTGCACCGGAAGCGGTGCCAATTCCGAAAACGGAAACGCCACCCTAACGGTCACCGATGCCCTCGGAAGGAGCGTGGAGGTGCCGAAGAACGTTGAGAGAGTTATAGCAGTTGGTCCCGGTGCGCTCAGGTTAATAGTCTATCTCAACGCGAGCGACATGGTGGTTGGCGTCGAGGACTTCGAGAAGCGCTACTCCTTCGGGAGGCCGTACATAATGGCCCACCCGGAGCTCAAAGACCTCCCGAGCGTCGGACCCGGCGGGCCGGGGAAACTGCCCGACTTCGAGGCCATCGTGAAGCTCAGGCCGGACGTGATTTTCATCACCTACGTGGACGGAAAAACGGCCGACGAGATAGAGGAGAAGACGGGAATTCCAGTCGTGGTGCTCAGCTACGGAAGCCTGGGAACCTTTGATGACGAGGAGCTGTTCGCCTCCATAGAGCTCGCCGGCAGGATACTCGGAAGGGAGGAGAGGGCCAGGGAGATCACGGAGTTCATAAAGTCGATCCAGGAGGACCTGATGAACCGGACGAAAGGCGTCGAGCCGAAGAGGGTCTACGTCGGAGGTATAGGCTACAAGGGTGCCCACGGGATAGAGAGCACTGAGGCAGGCTATCCGCCGTTCAGAGCGGTTAACGCCGAAAACGTAGCCGACGAGCTCGGAGAAGGTCACAAGTCCATAGACAAGGAGATGCTCCTCGAGTGGCAGCCGGACTACATATTCATCGACGAGGGCGGCCTCAAGCTGGTCCTCGATGACTACTCCAGGAACCCGGACTTCTACGGCTCGCTGAGGGCCGTGAAGGAAGGCAACCTCTACGGCCTGCTCCCCTACAACTTCTACACCACGAACATAGGAACCGCCCTGGCCGACGCGTACTTCATAGGCAAGGTGCTCTACCCCGAGCGCTTCCGCGACGTTGATCCCGAGGAGAAGGCCGACGAGATATACACGTTCCTCGTCGGAAAGCCCGTCTACGAAGCCATGAAGGAACAGTTCGGGGGCTTCGGAAGGATAGACCTCTCCAACGGGACCGTCAAGTACTCACTACCGACCTCACCGTGA
- a CDS encoding FmdE family protein yields the protein MLTLNRLVAEGNAEGILEYAREFHGHVCPYLALGIRASLIAMEELGVGRLDHSSSVDESLLAIVEINSCFTDGVQVATGCTLGNNSLIYLDLGKTALTLVKRSTWEGVRVYADAERLRKYYPPGTTELFNRVVRERKGSEEERKRLWELWEEVAKAMLHLPRDEFKIKRVRVPPIEQAPIVESVRCAKCGELVMETRAVHVNGEPLCLRCAGEAYLAVVGRGIVEIERRGC from the coding sequence ATGCTCACGCTCAACAGGCTGGTGGCGGAGGGAAACGCGGAGGGGATACTCGAATACGCCAGGGAGTTCCACGGTCACGTCTGCCCGTACCTCGCCCTCGGGATAAGGGCGTCATTGATAGCCATGGAGGAGCTGGGGGTGGGCAGGCTGGATCATTCCTCAAGTGTCGATGAGTCCCTACTCGCGATAGTCGAAATCAACAGCTGCTTCACCGACGGCGTTCAGGTGGCGACAGGCTGTACGCTGGGCAACAACTCGCTCATCTACCTCGACCTCGGAAAAACCGCCCTCACCCTCGTCAAGCGCTCCACCTGGGAGGGGGTCAGGGTTTACGCAGACGCGGAGAGGCTGAGGAAGTACTATCCCCCCGGAACAACCGAGCTCTTCAATAGGGTTGTCCGGGAGCGCAAGGGGAGTGAGGAGGAGCGAAAGCGCCTCTGGGAGCTCTGGGAAGAGGTTGCAAAAGCCATGCTTCACCTCCCGAGGGACGAATTCAAGATCAAGCGCGTAAGGGTTCCCCCGATTGAGCAGGCGCCGATAGTGGAGAGCGTCCGCTGCGCGAAGTGCGGGGAGCTGGTCATGGAAACGAGAGCGGTTCACGTGAACGGCGAACCGCTGTGCCTCCGCTGTGCCGGAGAGGCCTATCTGGCCGTGGTCGGGCGGGGAATAGTGGAGATCGAGCGGAGGGGGTGCTGA
- the porB gene encoding pyruvate synthase subunit PorB, producing the protein MAVRKPPVTTREYWAPGHAACAGCGCATALRLATKAFSEAMEEKYGDPNAFAIAQATGCMEVVSAVFPYTAWKAPWVHVAFENAAAVASGVEAAWKKLGRKGKILAIGGDGGTADIGMQALSGMLERWHNVVYLMYDNEAYMNTGIQRSSSTPYGAWTTTSPPGKLSIGEDKPKKWVALIAAAHQIPYVATASIGNPFDFVKKMKKAAKVDGPAFVQVQCTCPTGWKSPLEKGVEIARLAIETGVWPLFEIENGDFHNIKIQSPGGGAKVKREGGRVVAIEFKKPIEEYLKLQGRFKHLFKQPEAIDVMREQIKAMWKVLGVDVTLPKPEE; encoded by the coding sequence ATGGCCGTTAGGAAGCCCCCCGTTACCACTCGCGAGTACTGGGCACCCGGTCACGCCGCCTGTGCCGGCTGTGGGTGTGCCACCGCTCTGAGGCTCGCCACCAAGGCCTTCAGCGAGGCCATGGAGGAGAAGTATGGTGACCCGAACGCCTTCGCCATAGCCCAGGCCACGGGCTGTATGGAGGTCGTTTCAGCAGTCTTCCCCTACACCGCCTGGAAGGCCCCGTGGGTTCACGTGGCCTTTGAGAACGCTGCAGCGGTTGCGAGCGGTGTCGAAGCAGCGTGGAAGAAGCTCGGAAGGAAGGGCAAGATACTGGCTATAGGCGGTGACGGTGGTACCGCCGACATCGGTATGCAGGCCCTCAGCGGTATGCTTGAGCGCTGGCACAACGTGGTTTACCTCATGTACGACAACGAGGCCTACATGAACACTGGAATCCAGCGCTCTAGCTCAACCCCCTACGGTGCCTGGACCACCACCAGCCCGCCGGGCAAGCTCTCCATCGGTGAGGACAAGCCCAAGAAGTGGGTCGCGCTTATAGCTGCCGCCCACCAGATCCCGTACGTTGCAACCGCCAGCATAGGCAACCCCTTTGACTTCGTCAAGAAGATGAAGAAGGCCGCCAAGGTCGATGGCCCGGCATTCGTCCAGGTTCAGTGTACTTGCCCAACCGGCTGGAAGAGCCCGCTCGAGAAGGGCGTCGAGATCGCCCGCCTGGCCATAGAGACAGGCGTCTGGCCGCTCTTCGAGATCGAGAACGGCGACTTCCACAACATCAAGATACAGAGCCCCGGAGGGGGAGCGAAGGTCAAGCGCGAGGGCGGTCGCGTAGTCGCCATAGAGTTCAAGAAGCCCATCGAGGAGTACCTTAAACTGCAGGGCAGGTTCAAGCACCTCTTCAAGCAGCCGGAAGCCATCGATGTTATGCGCGAGCAGATCAAGGCCATGTGGAAGGTTCTCGGCGTCGACGTCACCCTCCCGAAGCCGGAGGAGTGA
- the porA gene encoding pyruvate synthase subunit PorA: MPMRKVMKANEAAAWAAKLAKPKVIAAFPITPSTLVPEKISEFVADGELDAEFIKVESEHSAISACVGASAAGVRTFTATASQGLALMHEILFIAAGMRLPIVIAVGNRALSAPINIWNDWQDTISERDTGWLQFYAENNQEALDLILIAFKVAEDERVLLPAMVGFDAFILTHTVEPVEIPDQELVDEFLGEYEPKHAYLDPTRPITQGTLAFPAHYMEARYTVWQANENARKVIDEVFEEFEKRFGRKYQKIEEYRTDDAEIIFVTMGSLAGTLKEYIDHLREKGIKAGAAKLTVYRPFPIEEVRELAKKAKVLALLEKNVTFSVGGALFQDFSRALINESEKPKIVDFILGLGGRDVTFKDLDEALAIAQKALNGEEFNEVNWIGLRKELL; encoded by the coding sequence ATGCCGATGAGAAAGGTTATGAAGGCCAACGAAGCCGCCGCCTGGGCGGCCAAGCTCGCCAAGCCGAAGGTCATAGCGGCCTTCCCGATTACCCCATCGACCCTCGTCCCCGAGAAGATAAGCGAGTTCGTCGCAGATGGAGAGCTCGATGCCGAGTTCATCAAGGTCGAGAGCGAGCACTCAGCGATTTCAGCCTGTGTCGGTGCCTCGGCGGCTGGAGTCAGAACCTTCACGGCCACAGCTTCACAGGGTCTGGCTCTGATGCACGAGATACTCTTCATTGCCGCAGGAATGCGCCTTCCGATAGTCATCGCCGTTGGAAACAGGGCCTTGAGCGCCCCGATCAACATCTGGAACGACTGGCAGGACACCATCAGCGAGCGCGACACCGGCTGGCTCCAGTTCTACGCGGAGAACAACCAGGAGGCCCTTGACCTGATCCTCATAGCCTTCAAGGTTGCCGAGGACGAGCGCGTCCTCCTCCCGGCCATGGTCGGCTTCGACGCGTTCATACTCACCCACACCGTCGAGCCGGTCGAGATTCCCGACCAGGAGCTCGTTGACGAGTTCCTCGGCGAGTACGAGCCCAAGCACGCCTACCTCGACCCGACCAGGCCTATAACCCAGGGCACCCTCGCCTTCCCGGCCCACTACATGGAGGCCCGCTACACAGTCTGGCAGGCCAACGAGAACGCCAGGAAGGTCATCGATGAGGTCTTTGAGGAGTTCGAGAAGCGCTTTGGTAGAAAGTACCAGAAGATAGAGGAGTACCGCACCGACGACGCGGAAATAATCTTCGTCACGATGGGATCCTTGGCTGGAACCCTCAAGGAGTACATCGACCACCTCCGCGAGAAGGGCATCAAGGCCGGTGCTGCCAAGCTCACAGTTTACAGGCCGTTCCCGATCGAGGAGGTAAGGGAGCTCGCAAAGAAGGCGAAGGTTCTCGCGCTCCTCGAGAAGAACGTCACCTTCAGCGTCGGCGGAGCCCTCTTCCAGGACTTCAGCAGGGCGCTCATCAACGAGAGCGAGAAGCCGAAGATCGTTGACTTCATCCTCGGACTTGGAGGAAGGGACGTCACCTTCAAGGACCTCGACGAGGCACTCGCGATTGCCCAGAAGGCCCTCAACGGAGAAGAGTTTAACGAGGTCAATTGGATCGGCCTGAGAAAGGAACTGCTGTGA
- the porD gene encoding pyruvate synthase subunit PorD yields the protein MAESPFKADIERVQKEYSEKMTPGAIATIPGSSVINKTGSWRVFMPEFNRDKCVRCYLCYIYCPEPAIYLDEENYPVFDFDYCKGCGICANECPTDAIIMVRETK from the coding sequence ATGGCCGAGAGTCCGTTTAAGGCCGACATCGAGAGGGTTCAGAAGGAGTATAGCGAAAAGATGACCCCGGGAGCGATAGCCACCATTCCGGGGAGCAGCGTGATAAACAAGACCGGTTCCTGGAGAGTTTTTATGCCCGAGTTCAACAGGGACAAGTGCGTCCGCTGCTACCTCTGCTACATCTACTGCCCGGAGCCGGCCATCTACCTCGACGAGGAGAACTATCCGGTCTTTGACTTCGACTACTGCAAGGGCTGTGGGATATGTGCCAACGAGTGCCCGACCGATGCCATAATAATGGTTAGGGAGACCAAGTGA
- a CDS encoding 3-methyl-2-oxobutanoate dehydrogenase subunit beta, giving the protein MEIPENVKKRLSIPAEEHFYAGHTACQGCGASLGLRYVLKAYGKKTIFAIPACCSTIIAGPWPYSALNANLFHTAFETTGAVIGGIEAALKAKGYKVKGEDGIMVVGWAGDGGTADIGLQALSGFLERGHDAVYIMYDNEAYMNTGIQRSGSTPYGAWTTNTPGGKKHFLEKRHKKKVIDIVIAHEIPYAATASVAYPEDFIRKLKKAQKIPGPSFIQLFAPCPTGWRSPTDKSIELARLAVQTAYFPLFEYENGKYKINMPSTKKEPKPIEEFLKYQGRFKYMTKEDIEILQQWVLHEWEKLKKLAEVFG; this is encoded by the coding sequence ATGGAGATTCCCGAGAACGTTAAGAAGAGGTTGAGCATACCGGCGGAAGAGCACTTCTACGCCGGCCACACGGCCTGCCAGGGCTGTGGCGCTTCCCTCGGACTCCGCTATGTCCTCAAAGCTTACGGGAAGAAGACGATATTCGCCATTCCTGCGTGCTGTTCAACCATCATCGCTGGCCCCTGGCCGTACAGCGCGCTCAACGCCAATCTGTTCCACACGGCCTTTGAAACCACCGGTGCCGTTATAGGTGGTATTGAGGCGGCCCTCAAGGCCAAGGGATACAAGGTCAAGGGCGAGGACGGAATAATGGTCGTCGGCTGGGCCGGCGACGGAGGAACCGCCGACATAGGACTCCAAGCCCTGAGCGGCTTCCTCGAGAGGGGTCACGATGCGGTTTACATAATGTACGACAACGAGGCCTACATGAACACCGGAATCCAGAGGTCCGGTTCGACCCCGTACGGTGCCTGGACCACCAACACCCCTGGCGGAAAGAAGCACTTCCTCGAGAAGAGGCACAAGAAGAAGGTCATCGACATAGTCATAGCCCACGAGATACCCTACGCCGCCACCGCAAGCGTCGCCTATCCGGAGGACTTCATAAGGAAGCTCAAGAAGGCCCAGAAGATCCCTGGACCGAGCTTCATCCAGCTCTTCGCGCCGTGCCCGACCGGCTGGCGCTCACCGACCGACAAGAGCATCGAGCTCGCGAGGCTCGCGGTTCAGACGGCCTACTTCCCGCTCTTCGAGTACGAGAACGGAAAGTACAAGATCAACATGCCGAGCACCAAGAAGGAGCCGAAACCGATAGAGGAGTTCCTCAAGTACCAGGGCAGGTTTAAGTACATGACCAAGGAGGACATTGAGATCCTCCAGCAGTGGGTCCTCCACGAGTGGGAGAAGCTCAAGAAGCTCGCCGAGGTCTTCGGCTGA
- the porA gene encoding 2-ketoisovalerate ferredoxin oxidoreductase subunit alpha: MEYKPIRKVVSGNYAAAYAVKHARVEVVAAYPITPQTSIIEKIAEFLANGEIEGLEYVPVESEHSAMAACIGASATGARAFTATSAQGLALMHEMLHWAAGARLPIVMVDVNRAMAPPWSVWDDQTDSLAQRDTGWLQFYAENNQEVYDGVLMAFKIAETVNLPAMVVESAFILSHTYDVVEMIPQELVDEFLPPRKPLYTLTDFDNPVAVGALGGPNDYYEFRYKIAKAMEDAKKVIHEVGKEFGERFGRDYSQMIELYRTDDADFVFMGMGSLMGTVKQAVDVLRDEGYKVGAAKVRWFRPFPKEELYELAKSVEGIAVLDRNFSFGQEGILFNEAKGALYNTNAKPLMKNYIVGLGGRDFTVSDVRKIAENMKAIIEKGELDVEVDWYHLKR; encoded by the coding sequence ATGGAGTACAAGCCCATTAGAAAGGTCGTGAGCGGCAACTACGCGGCCGCTTACGCCGTTAAACACGCCCGCGTTGAGGTCGTCGCGGCTTACCCCATCACCCCCCAGACCAGCATCATCGAGAAGATAGCCGAGTTCCTCGCCAACGGAGAGATAGAGGGGCTTGAGTACGTACCGGTCGAGAGCGAGCACTCAGCCATGGCCGCCTGTATAGGAGCGAGCGCGACCGGCGCCAGGGCTTTCACCGCCACCTCCGCCCAGGGTCTCGCTCTCATGCACGAGATGCTACACTGGGCGGCTGGAGCGAGGCTGCCGATAGTCATGGTCGATGTGAACCGTGCCATGGCTCCCCCCTGGAGCGTCTGGGACGACCAGACCGACAGTTTGGCGCAGAGGGACACCGGCTGGCTCCAGTTCTACGCGGAGAACAACCAAGAGGTCTACGACGGTGTGCTGATGGCATTCAAGATAGCCGAGACCGTGAACCTCCCCGCGATGGTTGTCGAGAGTGCCTTCATACTGAGCCACACCTACGACGTTGTCGAGATGATCCCACAGGAGCTGGTCGATGAGTTCCTTCCGCCAAGGAAGCCGCTCTACACGCTCACCGACTTCGACAACCCCGTTGCTGTAGGTGCCCTTGGTGGCCCCAACGACTACTACGAGTTCCGCTACAAGATAGCCAAGGCTATGGAAGATGCCAAGAAGGTCATTCACGAGGTTGGAAAAGAGTTCGGCGAGCGCTTTGGAAGGGACTACAGCCAGATGATAGAGCTATACAGGACTGACGACGCAGACTTCGTCTTCATGGGTATGGGTTCACTCATGGGAACCGTCAAGCAGGCGGTCGATGTTCTCCGCGATGAGGGCTACAAGGTCGGCGCCGCGAAGGTCCGCTGGTTCAGGCCCTTCCCGAAGGAGGAGCTTTACGAGCTGGCAAAGAGCGTTGAAGGCATAGCCGTCCTCGACAGGAACTTCTCCTTCGGCCAGGAGGGCATACTCTTCAACGAGGCCAAGGGAGCGCTCTACAACACCAATGCAAAGCCGCTCATGAAGAACTACATAGTCGGCCTCGGAGGAAGGGACTTCACCGTCAGCGACGTCAGGAAGATAGCCGAGAACATGAAGGCCATCATCGAGAAGGGAGAGCTAGATGTAGAGGTGGACTGGTACCACCTTAAGAGGTGA